The Campylobacter curvus genome includes the window TAGAATATGATAGCTAATATGTATAGTTTAGATAAAGAATATAACTATCTAAAAATTATTTTAAGAAATCATAAATTTATCTTTTAAAAGTACATAGGGAAAGCAAAACGCAAAACATCAAAATCGACGTGAATAAAAAGGGCATTTTTATAAATAAAATTTTACTCGCAAATGACGCTATGATCGATGATCTAAGTAAAATTTTAAACGCTAGCCCGCGCATCGTGCCACCTGATTACGAAGTGGCGAAAAAGGGTGGATTTGAACCAAACGCCTTAGCTCTCTACGACGAGCTTGGTATCTGGTGCTTTACGACGCCAGAAGGCAGGATAAAAGATATAAATTTACTCACCCAGCGCCAAAAAAACACGAGCAAAAGGCTCTTTCCGCGCGGGCTTTTTACGGACGAGATCACCTTTGGCGGCAAAGTGCCGCTTGATGCGATCAAGGAAAAGCAGCTGCGAGACGCCTATATCTATCTTAATGCGCGAATCGGCGAGTATCAAATTTCGCTGACATTAGCGGACGACGTGAGAGAGCGGATCGAAAAATTTAGCTTTGCCGAGCGCCTGGCAAAAAGCGAAACTGGCGAGATCGCTCAGCTGGTGCGAAGCGCACCCGTGCCGATCAGCGAGATTTGCTTTTACTACAAGCCCAAAAAGCCTCGCTCAAAGCCAAGTGACAAGTATAAGATCGTGCTTGCAGATGAGCCAAAGCTCACATTTAAAAACCTGAATCTCAAGCTCACCGTAATGAACGAGCTGATGTATGAAAGAGAAATTTTAAAGCCAAAATTTGACGTTTTTGAATATTGCGCTGAGCGCGACAAGGACCCGTATGACACCTTGGAGCGATACCTGCCGTGAAAAAGTGGTTCGGCGAATACGAGATCGCTGCGGAATTTGCGGACGAACTCGAGCACATCAATCTTGACGGCGGCAATGAAATTTACCTGTAAATCGCACCCGACTGGGACGGCGAGGACGGGATGTTTG containing:
- a CDS encoding DUF7738 domain-containing protein, which translates into the protein MNKKGIFINKILLANDAMIDDLSKILNASPRIVPPDYEVAKKGGFEPNALALYDELGIWCFTTPEGRIKDINLLTQRQKNTSKRLFPRGLFTDEITFGGKVPLDAIKEKQLRDAYIYLNARIGEYQISLTLADDVRERIEKFSFAERLAKSETGEIAQLVRSAPVPISEICFYYKPKKPRSKPSDKYKIVLADEPKLTFKNLNLKLTVMNELMYEREILKPKFDVFEYCAERDKDPYDTLERYLP